In one Saccharibacillus brassicae genomic region, the following are encoded:
- the spoVG gene encoding septation regulator SpoVG, with amino-acid sequence MEITAVRLRRVNSEGRMKAIASITIDDEFVVHDIRVIDGNNGMFVAMPSKRTPDGEFRDIAHPISSGTREKIQAAVLEEYERAGVEGAEVEEVIEEGA; translated from the coding sequence ATGGAAATTACGGCTGTTAGACTCCGCCGAGTCAACTCCGAAGGCAGAATGAAGGCGATCGCTTCGATTACTATCGACGACGAGTTTGTCGTGCACGACATTCGGGTGATCGACGGGAATAACGGAATGTTCGTCGCGATGCCAAGCAAGCGTACGCCGGACGGAGAATTCCGGGATATCGCCCATCCGATCTCTTCGGGAACCCGCGAGAAAATTCAAGCTGCCGTTCTGGAAGAATACGAACGTGCGGGCGTCGAAGGCGCGGAAGTGGAAGAAGTCATCGAAGAAGGCGCGTAA
- the pth gene encoding aminoacyl-tRNA hydrolase, with protein MKWIVGLGNPGKNYEKTRHNVGFMALDRLAQKHGISINQSKCKALIGEGMIGREKIVLIKPMTFMNLSGESVRAYMDYYKVELKDLIVVYDDLDTEVGRVRLRYQGSAGGHNGIKSIIQHTGTQTFDRVRMGISRPQNGMAVVDYVLAPFAKAEQPLLDEMIEKTCDALEHSLDHTFEQTMARFNG; from the coding sequence ATGAAATGGATCGTAGGGCTGGGCAATCCCGGCAAAAATTATGAGAAGACGCGCCATAACGTCGGCTTCATGGCGTTGGACCGCTTGGCGCAAAAGCACGGCATTTCGATCAATCAAAGCAAGTGCAAAGCGCTGATCGGCGAAGGCATGATCGGCCGCGAGAAAATCGTTCTGATCAAGCCGATGACGTTCATGAACCTGTCGGGCGAATCGGTTCGCGCCTACATGGACTATTATAAAGTCGAACTCAAAGACCTGATCGTCGTCTACGACGATCTCGACACCGAAGTCGGCCGAGTCCGGCTGCGCTATCAAGGCAGCGCCGGCGGCCACAACGGCATCAAGTCGATCATTCAGCATACCGGCACGCAGACGTTCGACCGGGTGCGCATGGGCATTTCCCGTCCGCAAAACGGCATGGCCGTCGTCGATTACGTGCTGGCTCCTTTTGCCAAAGCGGAGCAGCCTCTGCTTGACGAGATGATCGAAAAAACGTGCGACGCGCTCGAACACAGTCTGGACCATACGTTCGAACAGACGATGGCCCGGTTCAACGGATAA
- a CDS encoding Veg family protein, which yields MAHQTLSDIKRSLDAHVGHRIMLRANGGRRKTVEQTGILEGTYPAVFTVMLEEEAEHASGRVSYSYADVLTETVELSLMKDDSATPIAYASV from the coding sequence ATGGCACACCAAACGCTATCGGATATCAAACGCAGTCTCGACGCTCACGTAGGACACCGTATCATGCTTCGCGCAAATGGAGGCAGACGCAAGACGGTTGAGCAAACCGGAATCCTTGAAGGAACTTATCCGGCGGTATTTACGGTTATGCTTGAAGAAGAAGCCGAACACGCTTCGGGCCGCGTTTCTTATAGTTATGCAGATGTTCTGACCGAGACGGTTGAACTTTCTCTGATGAAAGACGATTCGGCTACGCCGATCGCTTACGCCAGCGTCTGA
- the purR gene encoding pur operon repressor, producing MKKLKRSARLVELTQFLLARPHTLIPLTTFAERYGAAKSSISEDLAIIKEVFEEEGMGELQTLAGAAGGVKYIPRVSEERALDIIHKVCGKLEEPGRILPGGYLYMSDLLGQPHLVNEIGDIFATIFGGKNIDVVMTVETKGIPIAYATGAKLNLPVVLVRRDHQVTEGSAVSINYVSGSHKSIHTMTLSRRAMKEKSRVLIVDDFMKAGGTVRGMIDLLAEFNAEVAGVGVLLDSGSVDSEERLFEDYVSLVTLETVDAKNRTVGVKPGNYFEK from the coding sequence GTGAAAAAATTAAAACGCAGTGCAAGGCTAGTGGAGTTAACGCAGTTTTTGTTGGCAAGACCGCATACCCTGATTCCGTTGACGACGTTCGCGGAACGGTACGGAGCGGCCAAGTCTTCGATCAGCGAAGATCTGGCGATCATCAAGGAAGTGTTCGAAGAAGAAGGCATGGGCGAGCTTCAGACGCTGGCCGGGGCGGCAGGCGGAGTGAAATACATTCCGCGCGTCTCGGAAGAGCGTGCGCTCGATATCATCCACAAGGTATGCGGCAAGCTGGAAGAACCGGGGCGCATTCTGCCGGGCGGTTACCTTTACATGTCCGACCTGCTCGGACAGCCGCATCTGGTGAACGAGATCGGCGATATTTTCGCGACCATTTTCGGCGGGAAAAATATCGACGTCGTCATGACGGTGGAGACCAAAGGCATTCCGATCGCGTACGCGACAGGAGCGAAGCTGAATCTGCCGGTCGTGCTCGTGCGCCGGGACCATCAGGTCACGGAAGGATCGGCGGTCAGTATCAACTACGTGTCCGGTTCGCACAAGAGCATCCATACGATGACGCTGTCGAGACGGGCGATGAAGGAAAAGTCGCGCGTGCTGATCGTGGACGATTTCATGAAAGCGGGCGGAACGGTGCGCGGCATGATCGACCTGCTGGCCGAGTTCAACGCGGAAGTGGCCGGAGTCGGCGTGCTGCTCGATTCGGGCTCGGTCGATTCGGAAGAGCGGCTGTTCGAAGATTACGTGTCGCTGGTGACGTTGGAGACGGTCGATGCCAAAAACCGGACGGTCGGCGTGAAGCCGGGCAATTATTTCGAAAAATAA
- a CDS encoding ribose-phosphate diphosphokinase has protein sequence MTYCDSKLKIFTCNSNPKLANQIADYIGIPMGESHTTSFSDGEIQVKLSESVRGSHVYIIQSTCLPVNDNLMELLVMVDALKRASAKSINVVIPYYGYARQDRKARSRDPITAKLVADLIEKAGAHRVIAMDLHAMQIQGFFDIPVDHLLGVPILAQYFRSKQIENPIVVSPDHGGVVRARKLADLLNAPLAIIDKRRPEPNVSEVMNIIGNIEGKTAILIDDIIDTAGTIVLGANALVEGGAKEVYACCTHPVLSGPAMERLENSPLKEVIVTDTIPITHPNPTNKLKVLSVAPLLGEAIIRVHEELSISKLFEL, from the coding sequence ATGACTTATTGCGATTCAAAGCTGAAAATATTCACGTGCAATTCGAACCCCAAGCTGGCGAACCAAATCGCCGATTACATCGGTATTCCGATGGGCGAATCGCACACGACGAGCTTTAGCGACGGAGAGATCCAGGTCAAATTGTCCGAGAGCGTACGCGGCAGCCACGTCTACATCATCCAGTCGACCTGCCTGCCCGTCAACGACAACCTGATGGAGCTGCTGGTCATGGTCGACGCGCTGAAGCGCGCTTCCGCAAAAAGCATCAACGTCGTCATTCCGTATTACGGTTATGCCCGTCAAGACCGCAAAGCGCGTTCCCGAGATCCGATTACGGCCAAGCTGGTCGCGGACCTGATCGAAAAAGCCGGCGCGCACCGCGTCATCGCGATGGACCTGCACGCCATGCAGATTCAGGGATTCTTCGACATTCCGGTCGACCATCTGCTGGGCGTACCGATTCTGGCGCAGTATTTCCGTTCGAAGCAGATCGAAAATCCGATCGTCGTCTCGCCGGACCACGGCGGCGTCGTGCGGGCACGCAAATTGGCGGACCTGCTGAACGCTCCGCTGGCGATCATCGACAAGCGCCGTCCGGAACCGAACGTCAGCGAAGTCATGAACATTATCGGGAATATCGAAGGCAAGACGGCGATCCTGATCGACGACATCATCGACACGGCCGGCACGATCGTGCTCGGCGCGAACGCGCTGGTCGAAGGCGGAGCCAAAGAAGTCTATGCCTGCTGCACCCATCCGGTGCTGTCCGGACCGGCGATGGAACGCCTGGAGAATTCGCCGCTCAAAGAAGTGATCGTGACCGATACGATTCCGATCACGCATCCGAATCCGACGAACAAGCTGAAAGTGCTGTCGGTCGCGCCTCTGCTGGGCGAAGCGATCATTCGCGTGCACGAAGAATTGTCGATCAGCAAACTGTTCGAACTGTAA
- the mfd gene encoding transcription-repair coupling factor, translating into MLNALIKEVARDQDFISIQKAAAAGMKEQLVAGLSGSARQLMMAGLHQELERPLLIVTHNIFSAQKIADDLQEALPEGSVLFYPANELVAAESAISSPETIAQRIEVLTRCAEGFKGVLVVPFSGLRRFVPDPEEIRAAQFTIEEGGTLDLEHFLLRMVELGYSRVERVETRGEMSVRGGIVDFFPTTSALAYRIELFDDEVDSIRTFDPEDQRSIDKVKSVRIRPSRELVASGKRMSQAADAAAELLEKQLERMTDRKAKTALQQEIGREIELLRQQIHFPEMYKYVSLIYPERRTLYDYMPDDTLLMMEEPSRLLDTAAQLERDEAEWNLHLLQSGKSLPDLPLALEGDTAIYQRPFQTLFLSLFVRQIPRTHPGQVVNVVSRTMQDFHGQMNVLKAEMERWKKSNMRVIMLAGDDERAERIRQVLEDYEIETPEIMRGHLQGGFELPSAHLVVITEGELFAQKQRKVRKSTSTKQIDNAERIKSYTELKVGDYVVHQNHGIGKYLGIGTLEVGGIHKDYMHIMYAGGDKLSVPIEQIDLIQKYVGAEDKEPKVYKLGGNEWTRVKTKVRSSVQDIADDLIKLYAERQASAGYSFDKDTPDQNDFENTFPYEETRDQLRAIEEIKGDMEMTRPMDRLLCGDVGYGKTEVAIRAAFKAAIEGKQVAILVPTTILAQQHYETFRERFEGYPFNIGVLSRFRSRKEQNETIKGVKQGTIDVIIGTHRILSQDLVFKDLGLLIVDEEQRFGVTHKEKLKRLKTNVDVLTLTATPIPRTLHMSMLGVRDLSVIETPPENRFPVQTYVVEYSPTLVREAIERELARGGQVYYLYNRVQGIHEKAAEISELVPDARVSVGHGQMSEQELERTILDFLEGESDVLVSTSIIETGVDIPNVNTLIVHDADKMGLSQLYQMRGRVGRSNRIAYAYFSYQKDKVLTEVAEKRLQSIKEFTELGSGFKIAMRDLSIRGAGNLLGAEQSGFIASVGFDLYSQMLAEEIQKRKISMLGEAPAEDKHWSTMIDLSIDAYLPSDYIYDSIQKIEIYKKVAAATTFEEVLELEDELLDRFGELPEAVVRLMQVARFKIYGRTYGIESIARRGDDLLVTFYEGQEKAADPSKLAQVGNQFESSVQFKQGTPLAFQIKGRSLPESERLGTLERVLDALQQAFKSKGELHDAVKS; encoded by the coding sequence TTGTTAAACGCGCTTATCAAAGAAGTTGCCCGGGACCAGGACTTTATCTCGATTCAAAAGGCCGCTGCGGCCGGGATGAAGGAACAGTTGGTCGCGGGCTTGTCGGGCTCGGCGCGCCAGCTGATGATGGCGGGCCTGCATCAGGAGCTGGAACGTCCGCTGCTGATCGTCACGCACAATATTTTTTCGGCTCAAAAAATCGCGGATGATCTTCAGGAAGCGCTTCCCGAAGGAAGCGTGCTGTTCTACCCGGCCAACGAACTGGTCGCGGCGGAATCGGCGATCTCGAGTCCGGAGACCATCGCGCAGCGTATCGAAGTGCTGACTCGCTGCGCCGAAGGGTTCAAGGGCGTGCTGGTCGTGCCGTTCTCCGGCCTGCGCCGCTTCGTGCCGGACCCGGAAGAGATCCGCGCCGCCCAGTTCACGATCGAAGAAGGCGGCACGCTCGACCTGGAACACTTCCTGCTGCGCATGGTCGAACTCGGCTATTCGCGCGTGGAACGTGTCGAAACGCGGGGCGAGATGAGCGTGCGCGGCGGAATCGTCGACTTTTTCCCGACGACGTCCGCGCTTGCCTACCGGATCGAACTGTTCGACGACGAAGTGGACTCGATCCGCACGTTCGACCCGGAAGACCAACGTTCGATCGATAAAGTGAAAAGCGTCCGTATCCGTCCGAGTCGCGAGCTTGTCGCAAGCGGCAAGCGTATGTCCCAGGCGGCCGATGCCGCGGCGGAGCTGCTGGAGAAGCAGTTGGAGCGCATGACCGACCGCAAAGCCAAAACGGCGCTGCAGCAAGAAATCGGCCGGGAGATCGAACTGCTGCGCCAGCAGATCCATTTTCCGGAAATGTACAAATACGTCTCCCTGATCTACCCGGAACGCCGGACGCTGTACGATTACATGCCGGACGACACGCTGCTGATGATGGAAGAGCCTTCGCGCCTGCTCGACACAGCCGCGCAGCTCGAACGGGACGAAGCCGAATGGAACCTGCACCTGCTGCAGAGCGGCAAAAGCCTGCCGGACCTGCCGCTTGCGCTCGAAGGCGACACGGCCATCTACCAGCGCCCCTTCCAGACGCTGTTCCTGTCGCTGTTCGTCCGCCAGATTCCGCGCACCCATCCGGGGCAGGTCGTCAACGTTGTCAGCCGGACGATGCAGGACTTCCACGGGCAGATGAACGTGCTGAAAGCCGAGATGGAACGCTGGAAAAAATCCAATATGCGCGTCATCATGCTGGCCGGCGACGACGAACGGGCCGAACGCATCCGCCAGGTGCTCGAAGACTACGAGATCGAGACGCCGGAGATTATGCGCGGCCATCTGCAGGGCGGCTTCGAGCTGCCTTCCGCCCATCTCGTCGTCATTACGGAAGGCGAACTGTTCGCCCAGAAGCAGCGCAAAGTGCGCAAAAGCACGTCCACGAAGCAGATCGACAACGCCGAGCGTATCAAAAGCTATACCGAGCTGAAAGTCGGCGACTACGTCGTGCACCAAAACCACGGTATCGGCAAATACCTCGGCATCGGCACGCTCGAAGTCGGCGGCATCCATAAAGACTACATGCATATCATGTACGCCGGCGGCGACAAGCTGTCCGTACCGATCGAACAGATCGACCTGATCCAGAAGTACGTCGGCGCCGAAGACAAAGAGCCGAAAGTGTACAAGCTGGGCGGCAACGAGTGGACGAGAGTGAAGACCAAAGTCCGTTCGTCCGTGCAGGACATCGCCGACGACCTCATCAAGCTGTACGCGGAGCGTCAGGCTTCCGCCGGGTACAGCTTCGACAAGGATACGCCGGACCAGAACGATTTCGAAAACACGTTCCCTTACGAAGAGACGCGCGACCAGCTGCGGGCGATCGAAGAGATCAAGGGCGACATGGAGATGACCCGTCCGATGGACCGCCTGCTGTGCGGAGACGTCGGTTACGGCAAGACGGAAGTCGCGATCCGCGCGGCGTTCAAGGCGGCGATCGAAGGCAAGCAGGTCGCGATCCTCGTGCCGACGACCATTTTGGCGCAGCAGCATTACGAGACGTTCCGGGAACGTTTCGAAGGGTATCCGTTCAATATCGGCGTCCTCAGCCGTTTCCGCTCGCGCAAAGAACAGAACGAGACGATCAAGGGCGTCAAGCAGGGCACGATCGACGTCATCATCGGCACGCACCGCATCCTGTCGCAGGATCTCGTGTTCAAGGACCTCGGCCTGCTGATCGTCGACGAAGAGCAGCGGTTCGGCGTGACGCACAAGGAAAAGCTCAAGCGGCTCAAGACGAACGTGGACGTACTGACGCTGACGGCGACGCCGATTCCGCGTACGCTGCACATGTCCATGCTGGGCGTACGGGATCTGTCGGTTATCGAGACGCCGCCGGAGAACCGTTTCCCGGTGCAGACGTACGTGGTCGAATACAGCCCGACGCTCGTGCGCGAAGCGATCGAACGGGAGCTCGCGCGCGGCGGACAGGTGTACTACCTGTACAACCGCGTGCAGGGCATCCACGAGAAGGCGGCGGAAATTTCCGAGCTCGTGCCGGACGCGCGCGTCAGCGTGGGTCACGGGCAGATGAGCGAACAGGAACTGGAGCGGACGATCCTCGACTTCCTCGAAGGCGAATCGGACGTGCTCGTCAGCACGAGCATCATCGAGACGGGCGTGGACATTCCGAACGTCAATACGCTGATCGTGCACGACGCGGACAAGATGGGCCTGTCGCAGCTGTACCAGATGCGCGGGCGTGTCGGCCGTTCCAACCGGATCGCGTATGCGTATTTCTCTTATCAAAAAGACAAGGTGCTGACCGAAGTCGCCGAGAAACGCCTGCAGTCGATCAAGGAATTCACGGAACTCGGTTCCGGCTTCAAGATCGCCATGCGCGACTTGTCGATTCGCGGCGCGGGCAATCTGCTCGGCGCGGAACAGTCCGGCTTCATCGCGTCGGTCGGATTCGACTTGTACTCGCAGATGCTGGCCGAAGAGATCCAGAAGCGCAAAATCTCGATGCTCGGCGAAGCGCCGGCGGAAGACAAGCACTGGAGCACGATGATCGACCTGTCGATCGACGCGTACCTGCCTTCGGATTACATTTACGACAGCATCCAGAAGATCGAGATTTACAAAAAGGTCGCCGCGGCGACCACCTTCGAAGAAGTGCTCGAACTCGAAGACGAGCTGCTTGACCGGTTCGGCGAACTGCCGGAAGCGGTCGTGCGCCTGATGCAGGTCGCGCGCTTCAAAATTTACGGCCGGACGTACGGCATCGAGAGCATCGCACGAAGAGGAGACGATCTTCTCGTCACGTTCTACGAAGGACAGGAGAAAGCGGCCGATCCTTCCAAACTCGCGCAAGTTGGAAATCAGTTCGAAAGCAGTGTACAATTTAAGCAGGGTACGCCTCTTGCGTTCCAAATCAAAGGCAGGAGCCTGCCGGAATCCGAGCGTTTAGGGACGCTGGAACGGGTTCTGGATGCCCTCCAACAAGCGTTCAAATCGAAGGGAGAACTTCATGATGCAGTCAAGTCATAG
- the glmU gene encoding bifunctional UDP-N-acetylglucosamine diphosphorylase/glucosamine-1-phosphate N-acetyltransferase GlmU — MAIVLAAGKGKRMKSKLYKVLHPVCGKPMVGHVVDTVRRTNSERTVIIVGHGAEEVQAYLGDQVDYALQAEQLGTGHAVRQAEALLGREEGTTILICGDTPLVRAETIEAMIALHEGEGEGAAATILTAVPEDPTGLGRIIRGEDGGVLRIVEQKDCTPEENAVKEINTGTYCFDNRKLFEALSKVTNENAQGEYYITDVIGILRGEGDKIAAYATEDLTESIGVNDRVVLSQAEAAMRERIVRTHMLGGVTVIDPASTYIGADVTIGSDTVLHPGTVLTGSTRIGEDCTIGPNAEIVNAEIGDDATVSHSVVRDSTVGAHVSVGPFAHLRPGSALADGVKVGNFVEVKNAEIGQDSKVSHLSYVGDAKVGSRVNIGCGAITVNYDGFNKSLTEIEDDAFVGSNVNLIAPVHVGKGAYVVAGSTITKEVPAGDLAIGRARQENKPGYADKIKARAKAKKEANSNK, encoded by the coding sequence ATGGCGATTGTTCTTGCCGCCGGCAAGGGCAAGCGGATGAAGTCGAAGCTGTACAAAGTGCTGCATCCGGTATGCGGCAAGCCGATGGTAGGTCATGTGGTGGATACGGTTCGCCGGACGAACAGCGAGCGCACGGTCATTATCGTGGGTCACGGCGCGGAGGAAGTCCAGGCTTACCTGGGCGATCAGGTCGATTACGCGCTTCAGGCCGAGCAGTTGGGCACGGGGCATGCGGTACGTCAGGCCGAGGCCCTTCTGGGCCGGGAAGAAGGAACGACGATTCTGATCTGCGGCGACACGCCGCTCGTGCGCGCGGAGACGATCGAAGCGATGATCGCGCTGCATGAAGGCGAAGGCGAAGGCGCCGCGGCGACCATTTTGACCGCGGTTCCGGAAGATCCGACCGGACTCGGACGCATCATTCGCGGCGAAGACGGCGGCGTGCTGCGCATCGTCGAGCAGAAGGACTGCACGCCGGAAGAGAACGCGGTCAAAGAGATCAACACGGGCACGTACTGCTTTGACAACCGCAAACTGTTCGAGGCTCTGTCCAAAGTGACCAACGAGAACGCGCAGGGCGAATATTACATTACCGACGTGATCGGCATCCTGCGCGGAGAAGGCGACAAGATCGCCGCCTACGCGACGGAAGACCTCACCGAGTCGATCGGCGTCAACGACCGCGTCGTGCTGTCCCAGGCTGAAGCGGCGATGCGCGAGCGTATCGTGCGCACGCACATGCTCGGAGGCGTAACGGTGATCGACCCGGCTTCGACCTACATCGGCGCGGACGTGACGATCGGTTCGGATACGGTGCTGCATCCGGGCACGGTCCTGACGGGATCGACCCGGATCGGCGAAGACTGCACGATCGGGCCGAACGCGGAAATCGTAAACGCCGAGATCGGCGACGACGCGACGGTCTCGCATTCCGTCGTGCGCGACTCCACAGTCGGTGCGCACGTGTCGGTCGGACCGTTCGCACATCTTCGTCCGGGTTCCGCCCTGGCGGACGGCGTCAAAGTCGGCAACTTCGTCGAAGTGAAAAACGCCGAGATCGGGCAGGACTCCAAAGTGTCCCACCTGAGCTACGTCGGCGACGCCAAAGTCGGCAGCCGCGTCAATATCGGCTGCGGCGCTATCACCGTCAACTACGACGGCTTCAACAAATCGCTCACCGAGATCGAAGACGACGCGTTCGTCGGCAGCAACGTGAACCTGATCGCTCCGGTTCACGTCGGCAAGGGCGCTTACGTGGTTGCGGGCTCCACGATCACGAAGGAAGTTCCGGCCGGCGATCTGGCGATCGGCAGAGCCCGGCAGGAAAACAAGCCGGGTTACGCGGACAAGATCAAGGCTCGCGCCAAAGCGAAAAAAGAAGCGAATTCGAATAAGTAA
- the ispE gene encoding 4-(cytidine 5'-diphospho)-2-C-methyl-D-erythritol kinase, translating into MYIYEKAPAKINLMLDVLHKRNDGFHEVEMIMTMVDLADRLTLSDPGSSRISLSSQSGYIPLDDKNLAVRAARLLRQRFGVSRGVHMHLEKRIPVAAGLAGGSSDAAAALRGLNRLWELGLSMAELEELGAELGSDVPFCVRGGTALATGRGERLEELPNPPRCWVILAKPPINVSTADVYGNLKAAEIDVHPSASGMRQALERGSFADVCGGLGNVLEDVTLKLYPDVGRLKGVMEHLGADGVLMSGSGPTVFGLVSKEEKAKRICNGLRGFCAEVYAVRTLG; encoded by the coding sequence GTGTATATTTACGAAAAAGCGCCGGCGAAGATCAATCTGATGCTGGACGTTTTACATAAAAGAAACGACGGATTTCACGAAGTGGAAATGATCATGACGATGGTCGACCTGGCGGATCGGCTGACGCTGAGCGATCCCGGCAGCAGCCGGATCTCGCTGTCCAGCCAATCGGGCTACATTCCGCTGGACGACAAGAACCTGGCGGTGCGGGCAGCCCGTCTGCTGCGCCAGCGCTTCGGCGTGAGCCGCGGCGTGCATATGCACCTGGAGAAGCGGATTCCGGTCGCGGCGGGGCTTGCGGGCGGCAGCAGCGACGCCGCCGCGGCTCTGCGCGGCCTCAACCGGCTGTGGGAGCTCGGGCTGTCCATGGCCGAGCTGGAAGAGCTGGGCGCGGAGCTCGGCTCCGACGTGCCGTTCTGCGTGCGCGGAGGCACGGCGCTGGCGACCGGGCGGGGCGAGCGGCTGGAAGAGCTGCCGAATCCGCCGCGCTGCTGGGTCATTTTGGCGAAGCCGCCGATCAACGTCTCGACAGCGGACGTGTACGGCAATCTGAAGGCGGCGGAGATCGACGTGCATCCTTCCGCCTCCGGCATGCGGCAGGCGCTGGAGCGCGGCTCTTTCGCCGACGTGTGCGGCGGCCTCGGCAACGTGCTGGAAGACGTCACGCTGAAGCTGTACCCGGACGTGGGACGGCTCAAAGGCGTCATGGAGCATCTGGGCGCGGACGGCGTGCTGATGTCCGGCAGCGGGCCGACGGTATTCGGGCTCGTCTCGAAGGAAGAGAAGGCGAAGCGGATCTGCAACGGGCTGAGAGGCTTCTGCGCTGAAGTCTACGCGGTCAGGACGCTGGGATAG
- a CDS encoding peptidylprolyl isomerase: protein MMQSSHRKWGKLASLGAVAVLSFSVLAACGDKADSGNDTAKVEDSKVLATYDGGNVTEDQFNKELNVMKFLQPTYASMMDSADIKNYMLDQQIAYNYLEGKATDEEKKKGADMATEQLDQMKAQVDQEQLNTMLKEQNITEADLTTYMTQVMTAVQYMSNQVKDEEVQKEYDANKESYITADVRHILINFTDAEGKKRTEAQTLKLAKEAKARVDGGEDFAKVAKELSEDPGSASNGGLYEGAAVSQWVDAFKKAALEQKIGVVGDPVKTEYGYHVIKVEKRTDTLTDEVKDSVRRTLASNKLNAFMEKDLKGITKSKEEFKDPVTPPAAEGTTPEGTDGAAPEGTTPPAAEGTAPGAVEGTDGAVTEGADQGAATDGAATDESGAAGTSTDAGTETKTDGK from the coding sequence ATGATGCAGTCAAGTCATAGAAAATGGGGAAAATTGGCGTCGCTCGGAGCCGTTGCGGTCTTGTCTTTTTCCGTGCTGGCCGCCTGCGGCGACAAAGCCGATTCCGGTAACGATACGGCCAAGGTCGAAGACAGCAAGGTACTGGCCACTTACGACGGGGGAAACGTCACGGAAGACCAGTTCAACAAAGAATTGAACGTCATGAAATTTTTGCAGCCGACCTATGCGTCGATGATGGATTCGGCCGATATCAAAAACTATATGCTGGACCAGCAGATTGCTTATAACTATCTCGAAGGCAAAGCGACGGACGAAGAGAAGAAGAAGGGCGCCGATATGGCGACCGAGCAGCTCGACCAGATGAAAGCCCAGGTCGACCAGGAGCAGCTCAATACCATGCTGAAAGAACAGAACATCACCGAAGCGGACCTGACGACCTACATGACCCAGGTCATGACGGCCGTGCAGTACATGTCCAACCAGGTCAAGGACGAAGAAGTGCAAAAAGAGTACGACGCCAACAAAGAATCGTACATCACGGCGGACGTACGCCATATCCTGATCAACTTCACGGATGCGGAAGGCAAAAAGCGCACCGAAGCGCAAACGCTGAAGTTGGCCAAAGAAGCCAAAGCGAGAGTCGACGGCGGCGAAGATTTCGCCAAAGTGGCCAAAGAATTGTCGGAAGACCCGGGTTCGGCTTCGAACGGCGGCCTGTATGAAGGCGCCGCGGTTAGCCAATGGGTCGACGCGTTCAAAAAAGCGGCGTTGGAACAAAAAATCGGCGTAGTGGGCGATCCGGTCAAAACCGAATACGGCTACCACGTGATCAAGGTCGAGAAAAGAACCGACACGCTGACGGACGAAGTGAAGGATTCGGTTCGCCGTACCCTGGCGTCCAACAAGCTGAACGCGTTCATGGAAAAAGATTTGAAAGGCATCACGAAGAGCAAGGAAGAGTTCAAAGATCCGGTAACGCCGCCTGCGGCCGAAGGCACGACGCCTGAAGGAACCGACGGCGCTGCACCGGAAGGCACAACGCCGCCTGCAGCCGAAGGCACGGCTCCCGGAGCTGTCGAAGGAACAGACGGCGCCGTAACGGAAGGTGCCGATCAAGGCGCCGCTACCGATGGTGCGGCGACCGACGAATCCGGCGCTGCCGGCACGTCGACCGACGCCGGTACCGAGACCAAAACGGACGGCAAGTAA